A region of the Ignavibacteria bacterium genome:
TGGTTGTTTTGCCGAATCCTTCTTTAAGCAGAAGTACACGTGATATAGATTCTTCATCGGCCGGATTTACTATAATTCTAAGATGTGCCAGAATATCTTTAATTTCTTTCCGCTCATAAAATCTTATACCACCAACTATTATGTAAGGTATTGCATTGAGCCGGAAATATTCTTCGAATGTCCTCGACTGAGCGTTAGTCCTATAAAGAATTGCTACGTCATTAAACTTCAATTTTCTATGCTGTATTTCTTTTGAAATATACCTCGAAATTTTCAATGCTTCTTCTTTATCAGTAATTGACTCAATCATTGTTATATGGTCGCCAATATCATTATCCGTCCAGAGTTTTTTATCAATTTGTTTAACGTTCTTTTTAATTACTAATCCAGCAAAATCGAGAATTTTCTTTGTTGAACGGTAGTTTTGTTCGAGTCTGAAAATTTTATGATCTGGAAAATCTGTTCTGAAATCAAAAATATTCCGAATCTCTGCTCCCCGCCATTTATAGATTGATTGTGCATCATCGCCAACAACGGTTATATTCTTATGAACCACTGATAACGCTTTAATGATTTCGTATTGAGCTCTGTTTGTATCCTGATATTCATCGACGAGAATGAACTTAAATCTGTTTTGGTATTTCCTGAGCACTTCCTCGTACCTATTAAGGAGTAACACAGGATAAACAAGCAAGTCGTCGAAATCCATTGAGTTATTTCTCCTCATTCTATCGAAGTATTCAGTATAAACATCGCTTACTATGTTTTCAAATTGAGTGTTGGCTAATTTATTGAATTCAGCTGGTAATATTACTTTGTTCTTTATTTTGCTTATATACGAGTGAATGCTTTTAGGATTAAACTTTTCAGGTGATATGTTTTGTTCAAGCAATATGTTTTTTATGACACCGACAGAATCATTAGTATCGTAAATTGTAAAGTTTCGTGTAAATCCGAGTAGTTCAGCTTCAATACGAAGAATTCTTGCAAACATAGAATGGAAAGTCCCCATCCAGACATGTTCAGAGCGGTTTCCAGCAAAATGGATAACCCGTTCTTTCATTTCTTTGGCAGCCTTGTTTGTAAACGTCAGAGCAAGTATTTCATGAGGATTAATTCCGCTTTCTATTAGATGCGCAATCTTGCTCGTGAGTACCCTTGTCTTTCCGCTCCCTGCACCGGCAATAATCAAAGAAGGACCTTCAATGCAAACGACAGCTTTCTTCTGAGCGGGGTTTAAACTTGAAATATCAAAAGACATCTATGTATAAAAACTTTTCCGTGTAATTTAAATTGTAGAAAATCAAAATACTCATTTTACGTATGAGAATAAAGAATATAAGTTATTTAAACTTTTTAAATAATTTGATTTATGTGAATTAGCGTAGAATTAGAAAAGAAGAATGTATATTATTGTACATGAGAAATGATTTAAGAAGTTATACTCTTGCAGAATTAAGTAATTTATTTCTTAAGGAAGGCATCCCGAAATACAGAGCCGAGCAGGTTTTCAGGTCTGTACATAATAAGTATTCAGGGTCAATCGAAGAAATAACCGGCATTCCAAGAGAATTGAAGGATTCTTTAAACAACTCTTTCAGAATTTCTTTGTTAGCCAATACTGCAGAATCAGAATCCCATAATGACAAAACAAGAAAAGTCCTTTTTGAGACAACTGATGTAAACCTGAAGAATGTTAGCATTGAGTGTGTACATATTCCTGATGAAAACAGAGATACATTCTGTATATCAACACAGGCGGGATGTAACGTCGGGTGCGGATTTTGCGCTACCGGTAAAATGAACCTTAACAGAAATCTTACAGCAGGGGAGATAGTTTCACAGGTTTACCAAATGATAAAAATAACGAACGTTTATCCGACCAATATAGTATACATGGGAATGGGCGAGCCTTTACTGAATTACGAGAATGTATTAAAATCACTGATAATCCTAACAGACAAAAAGGGTTTAGGTATTTCATCGAAAAGAATAACTGTTTCTACAGTTGGTTTTATTAACCGAATAAAGAAATTTGCCGATGACATTAAAAATAATCCGGCACTGTCAAACGTTAAGCTTGCTTTCTCATTACACAGTACAGACAACGGATTTAGGGAAAGCCTTATACCTACGGGGAAGATAAACAATTTGAAAAAGATGTATGAAGAGATTGTTTACTTTTACAGAGTTACAGGAAATAAAATCACATACGAATATATATATTTAGAAGGACTTAACGATACAGAAAATGATATAAACAGGCTCGTAAAGCTATCAAGGATGATTCCATGCAACATAAACATCATTCCATTTCATCCCGTTGACTTTGAACTTACCGAACCTATAAAGGAACTAAACGAGAAAAACCATGAAAAAATTAATCTCAGTAAAGAAAATTCACTTTCATATTCAAATAAAATATACAATTTTACAGAAATATTGAGAAACAAAAAAGTAGCAGTTAACATTAGAACCAGCAGCGGAGTGGATATAAATGCTGCATGCGGACAGTTAGCAGTTAAGAATATTTAATAACTTCAATACTTCATTTATGCACCAGATAATTATATTCGGTCCTCCGGGCGTAGGAAAAGGTACGCAATCGGAATTAATAGCAAAAAGTCTAAATCTATTTCATTTTTCGACAGGGGAATATTTAAGAAAAGAAATTGATGGACAATCAGAAATAGGATTAAAAGCTAAACATATTGTCGAAAAGGGTGCTTTAGTACCTGACGATATAATGATAGAAATTGTATACAAAGCGCTCAAAGAAAATCTTGATGGAAAATCCGGTTTCATATTAGACGGATTCCCGAGAACCTATGAACAGGCAGTTGAGCTTGATAAAATATTTACGAAAATGGGAATAAAGGGAGTTGAAATAGTGTATATTAAAACCACTGAGGATGAAATTGTGGAGAGACTTCTTAAACGCGGTAGAATTGATGACACGGAAGAAATTATTCGCGAAAGACTTAAAGTATACGACAAAGAAACCAGCCGTGTATTAGAATATTATGAAAACAACAAAAAGATTATGGAAGTAAACGGTCTTGGTGAAATAGAAGAAATTAACGGAAAAATACTGAAATTGCTCCAAAATTGAGGATAGTGAAAAAATATTTATCATTATATAATTGAAATTAATATTTAATTAAAGTATTTTGACAAATTAAATTTATAAAATAGTATGGCAGCAAAAATTAAATCATCTGAAGTCAAGGACAAAAATATATACATCCTTGAACCAAAGGGAAGTTTTATCGGCGGTGACGAGACTGATGATCTCAAGTTTGCTATAAAAGAAGTAGCCGAAAAAGGAAACAGTAAGCTTATCATAGATCTCGGAGACGTAATGTACTTAAACAGTACAGCTCTCGGAGTGCTAATATCAGCACACGCAAACTACAAGAAACGGGAGGGCGAAATAAAACTGACAAGATTAAATAAGAATCTTGAAAACCTCTTCGTAATAACAAAATTATCGCTAATATTTGACTGCTACAATTCAAATGAAGAAGCGGTCACAAGTTTTAAATAGAAAATTTTCAAACAATATATTCAAAAAATTA
Encoded here:
- the rlmN gene encoding 23S rRNA (adenine(2503)-C(2))-methyltransferase RlmN — translated: MRNDLRSYTLAELSNLFLKEGIPKYRAEQVFRSVHNKYSGSIEEITGIPRELKDSLNNSFRISLLANTAESESHNDKTRKVLFETTDVNLKNVSIECVHIPDENRDTFCISTQAGCNVGCGFCATGKMNLNRNLTAGEIVSQVYQMIKITNVYPTNIVYMGMGEPLLNYENVLKSLIILTDKKGLGISSKRITVSTVGFINRIKKFADDIKNNPALSNVKLAFSLHSTDNGFRESLIPTGKINNLKKMYEEIVYFYRVTGNKITYEYIYLEGLNDTENDINRLVKLSRMIPCNINIIPFHPVDFELTEPIKELNEKNHEKINLSKENSLSYSNKIYNFTEILRNKKVAVNIRTSSGVDINAACGQLAVKNI
- a CDS encoding adenylate kinase produces the protein MHQIIIFGPPGVGKGTQSELIAKSLNLFHFSTGEYLRKEIDGQSEIGLKAKHIVEKGALVPDDIMIEIVYKALKENLDGKSGFILDGFPRTYEQAVELDKIFTKMGIKGVEIVYIKTTEDEIVERLLKRGRIDDTEEIIRERLKVYDKETSRVLEYYENNKKIMEVNGLGEIEEINGKILKLLQN
- a CDS encoding STAS domain-containing protein, producing MAAKIKSSEVKDKNIYILEPKGSFIGGDETDDLKFAIKEVAEKGNSKLIIDLGDVMYLNSTALGVLISAHANYKKREGEIKLTRLNKNLENLFVITKLSLIFDCYNSNEEAVTSFK
- a CDS encoding UvrD-helicase domain-containing protein; amino-acid sequence: MSFDISSLNPAQKKAVVCIEGPSLIIAGAGSGKTRVLTSKIAHLIESGINPHEILALTFTNKAAKEMKERVIHFAGNRSEHVWMGTFHSMFARILRIEAELLGFTRNFTIYDTNDSVGVIKNILLEQNISPEKFNPKSIHSYISKIKNKVILPAEFNKLANTQFENIVSDVYTEYFDRMRRNNSMDFDDLLVYPVLLLNRYEEVLRKYQNRFKFILVDEYQDTNRAQYEIIKALSVVHKNITVVGDDAQSIYKWRGAEIRNIFDFRTDFPDHKIFRLEQNYRSTKKILDFAGLVIKKNVKQIDKKLWTDNDIGDHITMIESITDKEEALKISRYISKEIQHRKLKFNDVAILYRTNAQSRTFEEYFRLNAIPYIIVGGIRFYERKEIKDILAHLRIIVNPADEESISRVLLLKEGFGKTTMDKLRDIASESKKNLFQVIESTDNLGTITGKARNKILEVLNFINKYKYLKDDIELHELVRGVIDEMGTLKALRLENTNEAEERINNIDEFVSAVAEYVESQDMPSLDDFLSRVSLVSDIDEIDDKKNAVTLMTIHASKGLEFPVVFIAGVEEGIFPVTGSLNSLEELEEERRLFYVAITRAMAKLYISFADMRYRFGNKMYQIKSRFLKEIEDEFNKMELVEYENFKTGKSKIAFHYNRSNANPGIKFKTLHDEFEDSGGEFSDIVKGTGVYHETFGSGVVIGIKGKGKDKKADILFEDCGLKKIILKYAKLRVNFNN